A single region of the Leptolyngbya boryana PCC 6306 genome encodes:
- a CDS encoding ParA family protein, with translation MQTLTCTSLSGGQGKTTTSIFLGRTLVQAGYRVLMIDADPQSSLTFYLGQEVQPNQPTLLEVLKKLVPVEDGIYEVQDNLWLMPSDDALDNAQDYLSGSGMGAIVLGKRLKEVSDLFQFCIIDAPPQRSQICLTTVGAADYVLIPAEASSKGVNSLIRTLDLIQELKDMDAFSGSVLGVLPFRDRWTGRTQANQSKKSIETMREIAGEMPILPSILESEQFKKAIDQGKMLNELGHPNLEHPFQQIVQKLVGGK, from the coding sequence ATGCAAACGCTAACCTGTACCTCGCTATCGGGAGGGCAAGGAAAAACGACCACTTCTATCTTTCTTGGACGGACATTAGTTCAAGCTGGATACCGAGTTCTAATGATCGATGCCGATCCTCAATCCAGTTTGACCTTCTATTTGGGGCAGGAAGTTCAACCGAATCAGCCGACCTTGCTAGAGGTTCTCAAAAAGCTAGTGCCAGTTGAGGATGGAATTTATGAAGTACAAGACAATCTTTGGCTGATGCCTTCAGATGATGCCTTAGATAATGCTCAAGATTATCTTTCTGGAAGCGGAATGGGAGCGATCGTACTCGGAAAACGACTGAAGGAAGTTTCAGATTTGTTTCAGTTCTGCATCATTGATGCACCACCTCAGCGATCGCAGATTTGTTTAACAACGGTTGGAGCCGCAGATTATGTTCTAATTCCGGCTGAAGCGTCCTCGAAAGGAGTTAATTCGCTCATTCGGACGCTTGATCTGATTCAAGAGCTTAAAGATATGGACGCTTTTTCGGGTTCAGTTCTGGGAGTTCTACCGTTTCGCGATCGCTGGACGGGACGAACTCAGGCGAATCAAAGCAAAAAAAGTATTGAAACGATGCGCGAGATTGCGGGAGAAATGCCAATTCTTCCCTCGATTCTGGAGTCTGAGCAGTTCAAAAAAGCGATCGATCAAGGCAAAATGCTCAACGAATTAGGTCATCCGAATCTTGAGCATCCATTTCAGCAAATCGTTCAAAAGTTGGTAGGTGGAAAATGA
- a CDS encoding phospholipase D-like domain-containing protein: MPRIFDNIELKLLPILQETLKDAKRADFCVGYFNLRGWQAIDSYIEKLPDGNQECCRLIVGMQTLPREQLHRALSLTDVEWEVDQREAIRLKKRAAQEFRDQLMMGAPTNEDEAGLRRLSRQLKSKKLAVKLFLRHPLHAKLYLIHQANPNLPTIGFLGSSNLTLAGLRYQGELNVDVLDHDATEKLKRWFEEMWGDRFCLDISAELVQLIDESWAREELISPYHIYLKIAYHLSQEARTGLSEYRVPKEFRDRLFDFQSAAVQIAAQHVNKRGGVLIGDVVGLGKTMVGSALARILQEDAFLETLIICPKNLVSMWWDYVREYRLIAEVISMSQVQTELPNLRRYRVVLIDESHNLRNPNGKRYRAIQEYIAMNESKCILLTATPYNKTYLDLSAQLRLFIPEDKDLGIRPERLLQELGGEIAFKRKHQVPVRSLRGFEISEYADDWRDLMKLYMVRRTRSFIKTYYTQADEDGRRYLTYQDGSRAYFPERVPKTAKFEIGDPINDPYARLYSDSVVTVINQLNLPRYGLGNYIQATIKKNAKTKSDEAEQRLVEGLSRAGRRLMGFCRTNLFKRLESGGVAFIQSLERHILRNYIYLYAIEQDLEIPIGTQEAELLDTRNNDEDSDSLLASLFDVEVEETDTESVREVLDVSEAVFSKLLQASSMLKATLC, from the coding sequence ATGCCACGAATTTTTGACAACATCGAACTGAAGCTGCTGCCAATCTTGCAAGAAACGTTGAAGGATGCAAAACGGGCGGATTTTTGTGTTGGATATTTCAATCTACGGGGCTGGCAAGCGATCGATTCCTACATTGAAAAACTTCCAGATGGCAATCAAGAATGTTGTCGATTAATTGTGGGAATGCAAACACTACCGCGTGAGCAGCTTCATCGAGCGCTGTCCCTAACTGATGTGGAGTGGGAAGTTGATCAGCGTGAGGCAATCCGACTCAAGAAACGAGCAGCGCAGGAGTTTCGCGATCAGTTAATGATGGGTGCACCGACAAATGAGGATGAAGCGGGACTGCGGCGGCTGAGTCGGCAATTGAAGTCAAAGAAATTGGCGGTTAAGCTGTTTCTTCGCCATCCGCTTCATGCCAAGCTCTATCTGATTCATCAAGCAAATCCCAATTTACCAACCATTGGCTTTTTAGGAAGCAGTAATTTGACGTTAGCTGGATTGCGGTATCAGGGAGAGTTGAACGTTGATGTTTTAGACCATGATGCGACTGAGAAATTGAAGCGCTGGTTTGAAGAAATGTGGGGCGATCGCTTTTGCCTAGATATCTCAGCCGAACTTGTCCAACTGATTGACGAAAGCTGGGCGCGAGAAGAACTGATTTCGCCGTATCACATCTATCTGAAAATTGCCTACCATTTGTCGCAAGAGGCTCGCACTGGGTTGTCTGAGTATCGAGTGCCGAAAGAATTTCGCGATCGCCTATTTGACTTTCAAAGTGCAGCCGTCCAGATTGCAGCACAGCACGTTAACAAACGGGGTGGTGTTTTGATCGGGGACGTGGTGGGATTAGGAAAAACAATGGTCGGGTCTGCACTAGCGCGGATTCTGCAAGAAGATGCTTTTCTAGAAACCCTAATCATTTGTCCCAAAAATCTCGTTTCAATGTGGTGGGACTATGTGCGCGAATATCGGCTGATTGCAGAAGTGATCTCGATGAGTCAAGTTCAAACCGAACTGCCAAACCTGCGTCGATATCGCGTGGTGCTGATTGATGAAAGCCATAACCTGAGAAATCCAAATGGGAAGCGGTATCGAGCGATTCAAGAATACATTGCGATGAACGAAAGCAAGTGTATTTTGCTTACAGCTACGCCCTACAACAAAACCTATTTAGATTTATCAGCCCAGTTGCGGCTGTTTATCCCGGAAGACAAAGACTTAGGCATTCGACCGGAGCGGCTATTACAGGAGCTTGGCGGAGAGATCGCATTTAAACGGAAACATCAAGTTCCAGTGCGATCGCTGCGCGGCTTCGAGATAAGCGAGTATGCAGACGACTGGCGAGACTTAATGAAGCTCTATATGGTAAGACGAACCCGCAGCTTCATCAAAACTTACTACACTCAAGCGGATGAAGACGGGCGACGATATTTAACTTATCAGGATGGATCGCGAGCTTACTTTCCAGAGCGTGTTCCCAAAACCGCAAAGTTTGAGATTGGAGATCCGATCAATGATCCATATGCTCGGCTTTATTCTGACTCCGTTGTAACTGTAATTAATCAATTAAATTTACCGAGATACGGATTAGGAAATTACATTCAAGCCACGATCAAGAAGAATGCGAAAACAAAGAGTGATGAAGCTGAGCAGCGATTAGTTGAGGGACTGTCACGCGCCGGACGACGATTGATGGGATTCTGCCGCACGAACTTATTTAAGCGGCTAGAAAGTGGAGGAGTTGCTTTTATTCAATCCTTAGAGCGTCATATCTTGCGGAATTACATTTATCTGTATGCGATCGAGCAGGATTTAGAAATTCCGATCGGCACTCAAGAAGCAGAGTTACTCGACACTCGCAACAATGACGAAGACTCAGATTCGCTACTCGCCTCATTGTTTGATGTTGAAGTTGAAGAAACTGATACAGAAAGCGTTCGGGAAGTGCTAGATGTCTCTGAAGCGGTATTCTCAAAACTGTTGCAGGCTTCCTCAATGCTCAAGGCGACACTCTGTTAA